In Corynebacterium endometrii, one DNA window encodes the following:
- the rpsB gene encoding 30S ribosomal protein S2, whose translation MAVVTMRELLDAGVHFGHQTRRWNPKMRRFIFTDRNGIYIIDLQQTLTYIDEAFEFVKETVAHGGTVLFVGTKKQAQEAVAEEATRVGMPYVNHRWLGGMLTNFNTVSKRLKRMKELQAMDAAEDGYKGRTKKEILMLTRERTKLERVLGGISEMTKAPSALWIVDTNKEHIAVKEAHKLNIPVVAILDTNCDPDEVDYPIPGNDDAIRATKLLSGIIATAIEQGKQAREERALNAAKEAAGDSAEKEARDAAEAAAASDPASAKGAEQDAAKDAE comes from the coding sequence ATGGCAGTTGTAACCATGCGCGAGCTCCTCGACGCTGGTGTTCACTTCGGTCACCAGACCCGTCGCTGGAATCCAAAGATGCGTCGTTTCATCTTCACCGATCGTAACGGCATTTACATCATCGACCTGCAGCAGACCCTGACCTACATTGACGAGGCTTTCGAGTTCGTCAAGGAGACCGTTGCACACGGTGGCACCGTTCTGTTCGTCGGTACCAAGAAGCAGGCTCAGGAAGCCGTTGCTGAAGAGGCAACCCGCGTAGGTATGCCTTACGTCAACCACCGCTGGCTGGGCGGCATGCTGACCAACTTCAACACCGTTTCCAAGCGTCTGAAGCGCATGAAGGAGCTTCAGGCAATGGATGCTGCTGAGGACGGCTACAAGGGCCGCACCAAGAAGGAAATCCTCATGTTGACCCGCGAGCGCACCAAGCTGGAGCGCGTACTGGGCGGCATTTCGGAGATGACCAAGGCTCCATCCGCACTGTGGATTGTTGACACCAACAAGGAGCACATCGCTGTCAAGGAAGCTCACAAGCTGAACATCCCAGTTGTTGCCATCCTGGACACCAACTGCGACCCAGACGAGGTTGACTACCCAATCCCTGGTAACGATGACGCAATCCGCGCTACCAAGCTCCTTTCCGGCATCATCGCTACCGCGATCGAGCAGGGTAAGCAGGCTCGTGAAGAGCGCGCCCTGAACGCCGCTAAGGAAGCCGCTGGTGATTCCGCTGAGAAGGAAGCACGCGACGCGGCTGAGGCTGCTGCTGCATCCGACCCAGCATCCGCAAAGGGCGCTGAGCAGGACGCTGCTAAGGACGCTGAGTAA
- a CDS encoding YraN family protein, with product MLSGSQRAAQRTSLGRRGEQYAAGLYRKAGATILATNVRYAVGELDLIVREVDGTIVFVEVKTRSSANYGVAEAVTARKLTRMRKAASQWLRGIEGPSLATVRFDVMALTSTHKGFEVDYYRDVRHGAG from the coding sequence ATGTTAAGCGGTTCGCAGCGCGCGGCACAGCGCACGAGCTTAGGAAGAAGGGGAGAGCAATACGCGGCCGGGCTGTACCGGAAAGCGGGGGCCACCATCCTAGCCACCAATGTGCGCTACGCCGTTGGGGAGCTGGACCTGATCGTCCGCGAAGTGGACGGCACCATAGTCTTCGTAGAAGTTAAGACCCGCTCCAGCGCCAATTACGGGGTGGCGGAGGCTGTCACCGCACGCAAATTGACCCGGATGCGCAAGGCCGCCAGCCAATGGCTGCGCGGGATAGAAGGGCCGAGCCTTGCCACCGTGCGTTTCGACGTCATGGCGTTGACGTCTACTCACAAAGGCTTTGAGGTGGACTATTACAGGGACGTGCGCCATGGCGCTGGGTAA
- a CDS encoding ribonuclease HII gives MRRVRALKQQRTYEVALSKAGLGPVAGVDEAGRGASCGPISIAACVLPDRIIPELERLTDSKKLTPAARDKLYPIIQDKAVAFSIVHIPAGDIDRQGIQHANLSGMRRAVAGLKVHPGYVLTDAMKVPGMPAPQLPMIGGDAAARCIAAASVLAKVSRDRIMEDLDRRYPGYGLAGHKGYGTKIHAEAIERLGPTPEHRMSYANVARAHEIFSRRAPKPNAPA, from the coding sequence ATGCGTCGGGTTAGGGCTCTTAAACAGCAGCGCACCTACGAGGTTGCGCTGTCCAAGGCCGGCTTAGGTCCGGTCGCTGGCGTCGATGAGGCGGGGCGCGGGGCAAGCTGCGGGCCCATCAGTATCGCCGCGTGCGTGCTGCCAGACCGGATTATCCCCGAGTTGGAGCGGCTTACGGATTCTAAGAAGCTCACGCCCGCGGCGCGGGATAAGCTCTATCCCATCATTCAGGACAAGGCCGTGGCCTTTTCGATTGTGCACATCCCCGCCGGCGATATTGACCGCCAAGGGATTCAACACGCCAATTTGTCCGGCATGCGGCGGGCGGTGGCGGGGCTTAAGGTTCATCCGGGTTACGTACTCACCGATGCCATGAAGGTCCCGGGAATGCCGGCACCCCAGCTTCCGATGATTGGCGGAGACGCCGCCGCCCGGTGCATCGCCGCGGCGAGCGTGCTGGCCAAAGTGTCACGCGATCGCATAATGGAGGACCTCGACCGCCGCTACCCGGGTTATGGGCTGGCGGGGCACAAGGGCTATGGAACTAAGATCCATGCGGAGGCCATAGAGCGTCTAGGGCCAACGCCCGAGCACCGGATGAGCTACGCAAACGTGGCTCGCGCGCATGAGATATTTTCCCGCCGCGCGCCTAAACCAAACGCGCCGGCCTAA
- the rplS gene encoding 50S ribosomal protein L19: MTNIIDKLDAASLREDIPAFRPGDTLDVNVKVIEGSTQRTQLFKGVCIRRQGSGIRETFTVRKVSFGIGVERTFPVHSPNLESIEVVRRGRVRRAKLYYLRELRGKKARIKERR; the protein is encoded by the coding sequence ATGACCAACATCATTGACAAGCTCGATGCTGCCTCCCTGCGCGAGGACATCCCAGCATTCCGCCCGGGTGACACCCTGGACGTAAACGTGAAGGTTATCGAGGGTTCCACCCAGCGTACCCAGCTCTTCAAGGGCGTATGCATCCGCCGCCAGGGCTCTGGCATCCGTGAGACCTTCACCGTCCGCAAGGTTTCCTTCGGTATCGGTGTTGAGCGTACTTTCCCAGTACACTCTCCAAACCTTGAGTCCATCGAGGTAGTACGCCGCGGTCGCGTACGCCGTGCGAAGCTGTACTACCTGCGCGAGCTGCGCGGCAAGAAGGCTCGCATCAAGGAGCGTCGCTAA
- a CDS encoding M23 family metallopeptidase → MRIVSLLTAIAVGTAGSLTPSIPARAYVDPTTGEEYARDVLRGFEQPEFEWSAGHRGVDLGLDVGDPVLAAEDGIVDFAGMVAGKPVMALVHADGIRTTYQPVHAIAKAGDTVAAGQEIGRLAHPVDGYPGLHWGALVGKDSYVDPLGLLEFPVIRLKPLDG, encoded by the coding sequence TTGCGCATAGTTTCTCTTTTGACCGCGATCGCCGTGGGTACTGCAGGTTCGCTAACGCCTAGCATCCCGGCGCGGGCTTACGTAGATCCTACGACGGGTGAAGAATACGCACGGGATGTCCTGAGGGGATTCGAGCAGCCCGAGTTCGAGTGGAGCGCCGGACACCGTGGCGTGGACCTAGGCCTCGATGTTGGTGATCCCGTGCTCGCCGCCGAGGACGGAATAGTTGATTTTGCTGGAATGGTCGCCGGCAAGCCGGTAATGGCGCTGGTCCATGCCGATGGTATCCGCACCACTTACCAGCCAGTCCATGCCATAGCCAAGGCTGGGGACACCGTGGCCGCGGGCCAGGAAATTGGGCGATTAGCCCATCCCGTGGATGGTTACCCCGGGCTGCATTGGGGCGCGTTAGTAGGCAAGGATTCCTATGTCGATCCGCTCGGCCTTCTTGAATTCCCCGTCATCCGGCTCAAGCCCCTGGACGGCTAG
- the dprA gene encoding DNA-processing protein DprA produces the protein MATLKLDSPIYAWVYLNRVLEGPSRSLHELLKTRCVEEIAEGVYEGADWLGRLRDETYARRDWLRQDEDLEAAERVGARLITADSPDWPKEEFASAFGFYHSGQVDAPAAFDSLAVPPHSLWVRGGNLRTLATQAIAVIGTRAITRYGNEATRMMVGGLVKHQWTIVSGGALGVDTVAHEMALEAGGQTVAIAACGIDHPYPARNTRLFDRIAHNGCVVTEFPPGATPQRHRFLTRNRLSAALTSGTLVMEAAYRSGALNTANWAEALGRVVMAVPGPITGTNSLGCHLRIQSGRAQLVTGVDDARSLLTKAGAVDPEGQYEIEFLKTPVQKLSRNELRVFDATPPVEAMMGASAEEIAREAGMRVPLVVHLLVALEKSSMVMRTGSLWQRVGEEG, from the coding sequence ATGGCAACACTCAAATTGGACTCACCGATTTATGCCTGGGTGTATCTCAACCGCGTGCTGGAGGGGCCATCGCGGAGCCTTCACGAACTACTCAAGACCCGCTGCGTGGAGGAAATCGCTGAAGGTGTCTACGAGGGCGCGGACTGGCTAGGGCGGTTGCGCGATGAAACATATGCGCGCCGGGACTGGCTGCGCCAAGACGAAGACCTGGAGGCAGCGGAGAGGGTAGGGGCGCGGTTGATTACCGCAGATAGCCCAGATTGGCCCAAGGAGGAGTTTGCCTCCGCGTTTGGCTTCTATCATTCGGGACAGGTCGATGCACCGGCGGCATTCGATTCGCTGGCGGTCCCGCCGCATTCCCTTTGGGTGAGGGGAGGAAACCTGCGAACGCTTGCTACCCAGGCAATCGCCGTAATTGGCACTCGCGCTATTACCCGGTACGGCAATGAAGCTACGCGCATGATGGTTGGGGGATTGGTTAAGCATCAGTGGACCATTGTTTCCGGCGGCGCCTTGGGCGTGGACACGGTGGCTCATGAGATGGCGCTTGAGGCTGGCGGGCAGACGGTGGCCATCGCAGCGTGTGGCATTGACCATCCGTATCCGGCGCGTAACACGCGATTGTTTGACCGGATCGCTCACAACGGTTGTGTGGTTACGGAGTTTCCGCCGGGGGCCACCCCGCAGCGGCATCGCTTCCTGACCCGTAACCGCCTGTCCGCGGCGTTGACGTCAGGGACCCTGGTCATGGAGGCGGCGTACAGATCCGGCGCATTAAATACGGCCAATTGGGCGGAGGCCCTTGGCAGGGTAGTCATGGCCGTGCCGGGGCCAATCACGGGGACAAATTCGCTGGGGTGTCATTTGCGCATTCAAAGCGGGCGTGCCCAGTTGGTAACGGGGGTTGATGACGCCAGATCGTTGCTGACGAAAGCGGGTGCGGTGGACCCGGAGGGGCAGTATGAAATTGAATTCTTGAAAACCCCGGTGCAGAAGTTATCCCGCAATGAGTTGCGCGTTTTTGACGCCACCCCGCCGGTGGAGGCGATGATGGGGGCATCCGCGGAAGAGATAGCGCGCGAGGCGGGGATGCGCGTGCCATTGGTGGTCCACCTGCTGGTGGCCCTGGAGAAATCCTCGATGGTCATGCGCACCGGCAGCCTGTGGCAGCGGGTGGGTGAGGAGGGATAA
- a CDS encoding DUF2469 domain-containing protein, producing the protein MSAEELENYEAEVELSLYREYRDVVSQFSYVVETERRFYLANAVELIPHTSGPDVYYEVRMSDAWVWDMYRSARFVRYVRVITYKDVNIEELDKPDFVMPD; encoded by the coding sequence GTGAGTGCTGAGGAACTCGAAAACTACGAGGCCGAGGTAGAACTCTCCCTGTATCGCGAATACCGCGACGTAGTGAGCCAGTTTTCCTACGTCGTGGAGACTGAACGCCGCTTCTACTTAGCCAACGCCGTGGAGCTTATTCCACACACCTCCGGCCCCGACGTCTACTACGAGGTTCGCATGTCCGACGCGTGGGTGTGGGACATGTACCGGTCTGCGCGATTCGTGCGCTACGTCCGAGTCATTACCTACAAGGACGTCAACATCGAAGAGCTTGATAAGCCGGATTTTGTCATGCCGGATTAA
- the lepB gene encoding signal peptidase I: protein MVGEETRGAGSRSAGAPAAQSAEGNSEAREGKKQLPWLVETGLILVAVLLVVGLFQNFVGRQYIIPSGSMEPTLHGCEGCTNDRVFAERVSLYGSDPEPGDVIVFEGTESWNMLYQSPRSENPFIHALQDGLSFLSLAPPDENTLVKRVIATGGQTVSCQAGDPAVMVDGKPIDQSYVQSPPAYPIDPSTGSEACGGNFFGPITVPADHYFMMGDNRTNSADSRYHSQDQYSGTIPRENVRGKVMFVFWPLDRISGVDDPEIQQ, encoded by the coding sequence GTGGTAGGTGAGGAAACGCGCGGCGCCGGCTCACGCTCGGCGGGCGCCCCAGCGGCCCAAAGTGCGGAGGGGAATTCCGAAGCACGCGAAGGGAAAAAGCAGCTTCCATGGCTCGTGGAAACCGGCCTGATCCTGGTCGCTGTCCTGCTTGTCGTGGGGCTGTTCCAGAACTTTGTGGGGCGCCAGTACATCATTCCGTCCGGTTCCATGGAGCCAACCCTGCATGGCTGCGAGGGGTGCACCAACGACCGTGTTTTCGCGGAGCGCGTGAGCCTGTACGGTTCTGATCCCGAGCCGGGAGACGTCATTGTCTTTGAGGGCACCGAGTCCTGGAACATGCTCTACCAGTCGCCGCGGTCTGAGAATCCGTTCATCCACGCACTGCAGGACGGATTGAGCTTCCTATCCCTGGCTCCGCCGGATGAGAATACTTTGGTCAAGCGGGTTATCGCCACCGGTGGCCAGACCGTTTCCTGCCAGGCCGGTGACCCCGCGGTGATGGTCGATGGAAAGCCCATTGATCAGTCTTATGTTCAGTCCCCTCCGGCCTACCCAATAGACCCGAGCACCGGTTCCGAAGCCTGCGGCGGCAATTTCTTTGGTCCAATTACGGTGCCGGCTGATCACTACTTCATGATGGGGGATAACCGCACCAACTCCGCTGACTCCCGCTACCACAGCCAAGATCAGTACAGCGGAACTATCCCTCGCGAAAACGTGCGCGGCAAGGTCATGTTTGTCTTCTGGCCGCTGGACCGAATTAGCGGTGTAGATGACCCAGAAATCCAGCAGTAG
- the panB gene encoding 3-methyl-2-oxobutanoate hydroxymethyltransferase, with product MTDKPDSVGYLVPTKKIRVSDLQARKGHEPWAMLTAYDYATAKAFSEAGIECILVGDSAANVVFGYESTTQISFDEMAFIGAAVVRGAGNALVIVDLPFGTYEASNEQAVKSATTMLARTGAHMVKLEGGVRIAPRIKALKDAGLAVCAHVGFTPQSVNSLGGFKVQGRGDAGAQVRADVEAVVDAGADMVVFEMVPAALAKAITASCPIPTIGIGAGGATDAQVLVWHDMAAMFPDGHRPKFTHVFGEVGASLVDAAASYKQAVTEGNFPAERHEF from the coding sequence ATGACTGACAAGCCTGATTCCGTTGGATACCTGGTTCCTACTAAGAAGATCCGGGTCTCCGATTTGCAAGCCCGCAAGGGCCACGAGCCCTGGGCCATGCTCACCGCCTACGACTATGCCACGGCCAAGGCTTTTTCCGAGGCGGGCATTGAGTGCATCCTCGTCGGTGACTCCGCCGCGAATGTGGTCTTCGGCTACGAATCGACCACCCAAATCTCCTTTGACGAGATGGCCTTTATCGGCGCCGCCGTGGTTCGCGGCGCCGGCAATGCGCTGGTCATAGTGGATTTGCCTTTCGGCACATACGAGGCGTCCAACGAGCAGGCGGTTAAATCCGCCACTACTATGCTAGCCCGCACCGGCGCCCACATGGTCAAGCTTGAGGGCGGCGTTCGCATTGCCCCTCGCATCAAGGCGCTCAAAGACGCTGGGCTAGCCGTCTGCGCACACGTGGGCTTTACCCCTCAGTCCGTGAATAGCCTGGGAGGCTTTAAGGTCCAGGGCCGCGGCGACGCCGGAGCTCAGGTCCGCGCGGATGTGGAGGCAGTAGTTGACGCCGGCGCGGACATGGTGGTCTTCGAGATGGTGCCCGCGGCTTTGGCAAAGGCCATTACTGCTTCGTGCCCGATCCCTACCATCGGCATTGGCGCCGGCGGCGCCACTGACGCCCAGGTTCTGGTCTGGCACGATATGGCCGCAATGTTCCCGGACGGGCACCGCCCGAAGTTCACCCACGTCTTTGGCGAAGTGGGGGCAAGCCTTGTTGACGCTGCCGCCTCGTACAAGCAGGCGGTTACGGAGGGAAACTTTCCGGCCGAACGCCACGAGTTTTAG
- a CDS encoding tyrosine recombinase XerC, which produces MTHMQQSPSDGTSRPRQVEAAIEDFAEDQRLIHGRSEATVKGYVSDLRNLAQTVGTFEELSLGSIRGWLARAVAEGKARSTIARRTAAVRAFSRWAMKQGYLDSDVAARLVTPKVGKHLPTVLSEREAGELVGNAVSSNETMFLRDSAILELLYATGMRVAELTGLDCADVDLARRTVKVTGKGNKQRVIPFGDSAHDALTQWLDNARPDIARGTEAVFVGARGKRIDQRQVRRIVNAAAQVTGSTGLTPHGLRHSAATHLLEGGADLRVVQEVLGHASLQTTQVYTHVTAERLKQVYNQAHPRA; this is translated from the coding sequence ATGACACATATGCAGCAATCACCGTCCGATGGGACTAGCAGACCACGGCAGGTCGAGGCTGCGATAGAGGATTTCGCTGAGGATCAGCGCCTCATCCACGGACGTTCGGAAGCTACGGTGAAGGGCTATGTCTCAGATCTTCGCAACCTTGCGCAGACCGTAGGCACGTTCGAAGAGCTTAGCCTCGGTTCCATTCGCGGTTGGTTGGCGCGGGCCGTGGCTGAAGGTAAGGCCCGGTCCACTATCGCCCGGCGCACCGCAGCCGTGCGGGCTTTTTCCCGGTGGGCGATGAAGCAGGGGTATCTCGATTCGGATGTGGCCGCGCGCCTGGTCACGCCTAAGGTGGGCAAGCATCTGCCCACCGTCCTTAGTGAGCGAGAGGCCGGCGAGCTGGTGGGCAATGCCGTAAGCAGTAACGAAACGATGTTCCTGCGGGATAGCGCTATTCTCGAATTGCTGTATGCCACCGGTATGCGCGTGGCGGAGTTGACGGGATTAGATTGCGCCGATGTAGATCTGGCCCGGCGAACGGTCAAAGTCACCGGCAAGGGAAACAAGCAAAGGGTCATCCCGTTTGGTGATAGCGCTCATGACGCGCTAACCCAGTGGTTGGACAACGCCCGCCCGGATATCGCCCGCGGCACCGAGGCCGTGTTCGTGGGGGCGCGCGGTAAGCGGATCGATCAGCGCCAGGTTCGCCGAATAGTCAACGCGGCAGCCCAAGTAACTGGGAGTACTGGATTAACTCCACACGGACTGCGGCATAGCGCGGCGACGCATCTGCTGGAAGGCGGCGCCGACCTTCGCGTTGTGCAGGAAGTTTTAGGCCACGCCTCATTGCAAACCACGCAGGTATATACCCATGTCACCGCGGAACGCTTAAAGCAGGTCTACAACCAAGCCCATCCGCGAGCCTAG
- the tsf gene encoding translation elongation factor Ts, protein MANYTAADVKALREATGSGMLDCKKALEESNGDYDKAVEILRIKGAKSVSKRADREATEGLIAVSGNTMVEVNCETDFVAKNDGFKAFAAKIAEAAGTVKANSAEELNAADVEGQTVAEFVEAESAKTGEKLQARRAVTIEGENIATYLHQRSADLPPAVGVMVSYEGSEETAHQVALQIAAMKAEYLTREEVPAEVVEKEREIAEATTREEGKPEAALPKIVEGRLNGFYKGVVLLEQPYLTDNKKTVKQVCEETGTTIKGFERFELGV, encoded by the coding sequence ATGGCGAACTACACTGCTGCAGACGTTAAGGCTCTGCGCGAAGCTACCGGCTCCGGCATGCTTGACTGCAAGAAGGCTCTGGAAGAGTCCAACGGTGACTACGACAAGGCTGTTGAGATTCTGCGCATCAAGGGCGCAAAGTCTGTGTCTAAGCGCGCCGACCGCGAGGCAACCGAGGGCCTGATTGCCGTTTCCGGCAACACCATGGTTGAGGTCAACTGCGAGACTGACTTCGTAGCGAAGAATGATGGTTTCAAGGCTTTCGCTGCAAAGATTGCAGAGGCAGCCGGAACCGTAAAGGCTAACTCCGCCGAGGAGCTCAACGCCGCTGACGTAGAGGGCCAGACCGTCGCAGAATTCGTCGAGGCTGAGTCCGCCAAGACTGGTGAGAAGCTACAGGCTCGCCGTGCGGTTACCATCGAAGGCGAGAACATCGCTACTTACCTGCACCAGCGTTCCGCTGACCTGCCGCCAGCAGTTGGCGTTATGGTTTCCTACGAGGGTTCCGAAGAGACCGCTCACCAGGTTGCCCTGCAGATCGCGGCTATGAAGGCTGAATACCTCACCCGCGAAGAGGTTCCAGCTGAGGTAGTTGAGAAGGAGCGTGAGATTGCTGAGGCCACCACTCGTGAAGAGGGCAAGCCTGAGGCTGCGCTTCCAAAGATCGTTGAGGGTCGCCTGAACGGCTTCTACAAGGGTGTAGTACTGCTTGAGCAGCCTTACCTGACTGACAACAAGAAGACCGTTAAGCAGGTTTGCGAAGAGACCGGCACCACCATCAAGGGCTTCGAGCGCTTCGAGCTCGGCGTCTAA
- the lepB gene encoding signal peptidase I, which produces MTQKSSSSGNHPRAGGYRRDPAFEARRAGDASRGNAYGPQERRGGAQKDPGAGSSAGPSSTRPTPAGGRDDEGLGLGSVVKVIASVVVLMLIVQTFVARLYVIPSASMEPTLHGCPGCTNDRIAVEKISYRFTDPAPGDVVVFAGTDSWNVDYNVQLSDNVMARGLQIIAASLGIGPSPENILVKRVIATGGQTVKCEAGDPGVMVDGVAVPSEYTLDPPANPIDTTVGSRACGGEYFGPVEVPAGSLWVMGDNRTNSVDSRAHLGDPLQGTIPVDNVRGKVMAVVLPVSRFGAVDHVDFGV; this is translated from the coding sequence ATGACCCAGAAATCCAGCAGTAGCGGCAACCACCCGCGCGCGGGAGGATACCGCAGGGACCCGGCATTCGAAGCGCGCCGAGCGGGCGACGCTTCGCGCGGCAATGCGTATGGACCGCAGGAGCGGCGGGGCGGTGCCCAGAAAGACCCCGGGGCAGGCTCTTCGGCGGGCCCCTCGAGTACGCGTCCCACGCCGGCCGGAGGCCGCGATGACGAGGGCTTGGGCCTCGGCAGCGTTGTGAAGGTCATTGCCTCCGTAGTGGTGTTGATGCTTATCGTGCAAACTTTCGTCGCGCGTTTATACGTCATTCCGTCGGCGTCGATGGAACCTACGTTGCACGGGTGCCCCGGCTGCACCAATGACCGCATTGCGGTGGAGAAAATCAGCTATCGCTTCACAGACCCTGCGCCGGGGGACGTGGTGGTCTTCGCGGGAACGGATTCCTGGAATGTCGATTACAACGTTCAGCTTTCTGACAACGTTATGGCGCGCGGGTTGCAGATCATTGCTGCGAGCCTGGGTATCGGCCCGAGTCCCGAAAATATACTGGTCAAGCGCGTAATCGCTACCGGTGGTCAGACTGTCAAGTGTGAGGCCGGTGACCCCGGGGTAATGGTTGATGGCGTGGCTGTGCCGAGTGAATACACCCTGGATCCTCCCGCCAACCCGATTGATACCACGGTGGGCTCGCGGGCGTGCGGAGGCGAATACTTCGGCCCCGTGGAGGTCCCCGCAGGCTCGTTGTGGGTCATGGGGGACAACCGAACAAACTCCGTGGACTCCCGCGCCCACTTGGGTGATCCATTGCAGGGCACTATTCCGGTGGACAACGTCCGTGGCAAGGTTATGGCGGTAGTACTGCCCGTGTCCCGATTCGGCGCGGTAGACCACGTGGACTTTGGAGTCTAA
- a CDS encoding YifB family Mg chelatase-like AAA ATPase — protein MALGKSMTTALAGVLAHVVTVEANIGVGLPGFHVVGLADTAINESRDRIRTAVANSHLQWPKTKVVVSMSPASLPKSGSHFDLPVALAVLVAGLKDTGTKNQQMTGTTGGFNGAGSLNDREESTGVDPFLRLSRSLVLGELGLDGSVRPVAGVIPALLAARKHGFTTLVIPPGNAAEAALVPDMNVLVAATLEDAFGWVRGTRMLPKAAAVAPGGMRRPENSGADFADIAGQREAKYAAEVAAAGGHHLLMIGPPGAGKSMIAARMPSILPELTTDESVETTAIHSIAGAPGCVISRAPFIAPHASITRAALLGGGSGNPRPGAVSLAHNGVLFLDEASEIGGSVLDCLRAPLEDGAVRLVRARREVIYPARFQLILAANPCRCAAEDPTKCRCKPHVRENYLRNISGPLRDRLDMTVKVTGDSGLLSAAQEEGSDVIADRVAAARERATYRWRHDGRSEATNAAVPGSYLRRHRPAEETAMSLLGAYLADGQLSQRGVDRALKLSWTLCDLDGAQQPGIDHVARALDLRGAHVLGRET, from the coding sequence ATGGCGCTGGGTAAGTCAATGACCACGGCACTTGCCGGAGTACTAGCGCACGTTGTGACCGTAGAGGCGAATATCGGCGTAGGTCTGCCAGGCTTTCACGTGGTGGGCCTTGCGGATACGGCAATAAACGAATCGCGCGACCGCATCCGCACCGCGGTGGCCAACTCGCATCTACAGTGGCCGAAGACGAAGGTAGTAGTTTCGATGTCTCCGGCGTCCTTGCCTAAATCCGGATCCCACTTTGATTTGCCGGTCGCTCTGGCCGTTCTCGTGGCGGGGCTGAAAGACACCGGCACCAAGAATCAACAGATGACTGGGACAACTGGCGGCTTCAATGGGGCGGGCTCCCTAAACGACAGGGAAGAATCCACGGGCGTGGATCCATTCTTACGGCTATCGCGCTCCTTAGTCCTAGGAGAACTGGGACTGGACGGTAGCGTGCGCCCGGTCGCCGGAGTAATCCCGGCCCTCCTTGCGGCGCGCAAGCATGGATTCACCACGCTCGTCATCCCGCCGGGCAACGCCGCCGAAGCGGCCCTGGTGCCAGACATGAACGTCCTCGTGGCCGCCACACTCGAAGATGCCTTTGGCTGGGTGCGTGGGACCCGCATGCTTCCCAAGGCCGCTGCCGTGGCGCCGGGCGGCATGCGCAGGCCGGAAAACTCGGGCGCCGACTTTGCCGATATTGCCGGCCAACGCGAGGCCAAGTACGCAGCAGAAGTCGCCGCGGCCGGCGGCCATCACCTGCTGATGATAGGCCCACCCGGCGCCGGCAAATCCATGATTGCCGCCCGCATGCCTTCAATCCTGCCGGAGCTGACAACGGACGAATCCGTGGAGACCACCGCAATCCATTCCATCGCCGGGGCACCGGGTTGCGTGATATCGCGAGCACCGTTCATTGCGCCGCACGCGTCAATCACACGTGCGGCCCTGCTTGGCGGTGGTTCGGGAAACCCTCGGCCGGGTGCGGTAAGCCTGGCGCACAACGGCGTGCTGTTTCTAGACGAAGCCTCGGAAATAGGCGGTTCGGTGCTTGACTGCCTACGCGCGCCCCTAGAAGACGGGGCCGTGCGCTTGGTTCGGGCGCGCCGGGAGGTTATCTATCCGGCCAGGTTCCAACTCATCCTGGCGGCAAACCCGTGTCGTTGCGCCGCTGAAGACCCCACCAAATGCCGATGCAAACCACACGTGAGGGAAAACTACTTGCGCAATATCTCCGGTCCGCTACGGGACCGCCTGGATATGACCGTGAAAGTCACGGGGGATTCAGGACTGTTGAGCGCGGCGCAGGAGGAGGGCTCGGATGTGATTGCGGATAGGGTGGCCGCCGCCCGCGAACGCGCGACGTACCGCTGGCGCCACGACGGGCGCAGCGAGGCTACCAACGCCGCGGTCCCCGGGTCCTACCTGCGCCGTCACCGCCCCGCGGAGGAAACCGCAATGTCTTTACTCGGCGCGTACCTGGCGGACGGTCAACTCAGCCAGCGCGGGGTAGACCGCGCGCTCAAACTCAGCTGGACCCTGTGCGACCTGGACGGTGCACAACAACCAGGAATTGACCACGTAGCCCGCGCGCTGGACCTGCGCGGTGCTCACGTTTTAGGGAGGGAAACTTAA